One Thermomicrobiales bacterium genomic window, GGGTGCAGATCGATCTCATCATCCGCGGCATCTGCGTCTTGCGCCCCGGAATCGAGGGACTGAGCGAGAACATCCGCGTCGTCAGCATTGTCGGCCGCTTCCTTGAGCACGTCAGATTGTTCTACTTCAAGCACGCAGGACCGGACGGCAAGGAGTGCATGTACGCAGGCAGCGCCGACCTGATGCGTCGCAACCTCGACTATCGGGTCGAGATCCTCTTCCCGATTCAGGATCGCTCGATCCTGGAGCGCCTGCGCGACGGCATTCTGGAGTTGCAGTTGCGCGACAACGTGCGTGCCCGTGAGCTCCAGCGCGATGGGTCATATGTGCGTTTGTCGCCAAAGGATGGCGAAGCGCCACTCGATTCACAACTGGTACATCTGAACTATGAGCCGAGCGCCGCCGCTCGCGCGTTCATCACTGCGCGGCAGGACCCTGATTAGCGTCGGTTGTCTCGTCCGCTGCAGGTAACCTGCCGAACTGTGCGAGCAGGTCCAGCAGCTCATGCTCGCGCAGGGCGAGGGTTGCACGGGCGTCCTCCAATGCCTGGAGAGCGTCGGCCAGGCGTTGCTCGGCGGCGGCGATCCTCGCGTCAGCGTCTTCGGCGTTGGACGTCATGCGGACTGCCTGCTCGCGCGCGCCAGCAGCGCGCGGGCACGCTCGGCGACAGGCGGATCTACCATCGCGCCATCGACCGACACGGCACCGTGGCCCTCGTGGACAGCGGCGTCGTACGCCTCAACGATCCGGCGAGCTTTGTCGACCTCGTCGCTCGACGGAGCGAAGGCGACGTGAATCGTCGGAATCTGCGCCGGATGGATCGCGAACTTGCCGTCGAAACCCATCGCTGCCGCCATCTCGCATTCGCGTTGCAGTGGCGCGGTGTCACGGAATTCCGGGCAGATGCTGTCCCACGCTGCGATCCCCGCCGCCCGCGCGGCCAGTAGCAGCATCCAGCGGGCAGCCTGTAGCTCTGCGCCGTCGGGCGTCCGCCGCATGCCGATCGAAGCGCTGAGGTCTTCTCCGCCCAGGAAGAGGCCGGTGACACCAATGGCATCGGCGAACGCTTCGGCGTGGAGCAGGGATCGAGGCGTCTCGATGTTGACAACGAGATCGCGGCCGACAGCGAGGCGACGAACTGGCTCGAGCTCGATCACACGATCGACCTTTGGCACGACGAGAGTGACATCGGCGTGGTCGGTAACCGCGCGCAAGTCGTCTTCAACGCAGCCGAAGCGTGGCGCATTGATCCGCACGAAGCGTTGCACAGGCGAGCCCGTCGGCCAGTCGGCGAGCGCCGCTGCGACGTGCCGGCGGGCCTCTTCCTTCTTCGCTAGCGGCACGCTGTCTTCCAGATCGAGGACGACAGCGTCAGCACCGCGCTCGGTCGCCTTGGCCAGCATTTCCTGCCGGTGGCCGGGCACGAAGAGGAGTGATCGGGGCAGAGGGATTGTCATCGTCTTTACGAGCCCGGTGGTTCGCGTTCCAGGATGATTGTTGTGCCGCCACACTTCGGGCACACGCTCAGCCGCTCGAAGCCGCGAGTGTAGTAGCCGCACGATTCGCACGACCAGCGGGTCACGGCGAACAGGCGAACGAGGTCGGAGCGCGAGATGATCCCGACGACCTGCGCATCCCGCACGACCGGAACGCGGCGAACGTGCTGGCTGATCAGGATTCGTGCAACTGCCTCGGCGTCGGTGTCTTCGCCGACACTCAGGACGTCGCGAGTCATGATATCGGCAACTGTCGTGCCCTCTTTGGCGATGATGTCGAACTCGGTCACCATGCCAACCAGGCGCTTGTCCTCAACGACTGGCATACCGGAAATACGTTCGGTGAACAGTGTTCGGGCGGCCGACTCAATTGGTGTATCCGGGGTCACGGTCATGACCTCGCTGGTCATGATCTCGGTGACCAGCGTCCTGCTAGC contains:
- a CDS encoding CoA ester lyase, with the protein product MTIPLPRSLLFVPGHRQEMLAKATERGADAVVLDLEDSVPLAKKEEARRHVAAALADWPTGSPVQRFVRINAPRFGCVEDDLRAVTDHADVTLVVPKVDRVIELEPVRRLAVGRDLVVNIETPRSLLHAEAFADAIGVTGLFLGGEDLSASIGMRRTPDGAELQAARWMLLLAARAAGIAAWDSICPEFRDTAPLQRECEMAAAMGFDGKFAIHPAQIPTIHVAFAPSSDEVDKARRIVEAYDAAVHEGHGAVSVDGAMVDPPVAERARALLARASRQSA
- a CDS encoding CBS domain-containing protein; this encodes MSVASRTLVTEIMTSEVMTVTPDTPIESAARTLFTERISGMPVVEDKRLVGMVTEFDIIAKEGTTVADIMTRDVLSVGEDTDAEAVARILISQHVRRVPVVRDAQVVGIISRSDLVRLFAVTRWSCESCGYYTRGFERLSVCPKCGGTTIILEREPPGS